The genomic stretch TCAGCAATGCTGCATATTTTTGTGCATAGAGAAAAAAACCAACACCTTTATGAATAGGCTGACGTAATTCAAAAGGTAATAAAATTGGGTTTTCACTGATCGCGACTGGATTGAGTGTTAAGCGATATTCATTATTGGTATCTAAACTCAGCGTTCGTGCAAAAGTATTACTACGCCCAGCGTAAAGCGGGACTTCATCTATCTTGAGTGGCTGAATACTCTGATGTTGGAAGCTTTCCAGTATTAAGTCATGACGTTCATATTGATTGTCGTTTTGACCGATCCAATGACGAGCACGCCATAAATAGGTATGAAAAAGCTCGGGAGCAAAATCTTTTTTTACACCTTCCTCCGATTTTCCACCACCAAGCTGTACATCCTCCCAGCGTTTTGCACACTGCATTTGCAATGCTTCACCCTGTTCAGGCACATCATTACGAATGGCTCTTAAGTGATAGGCTTTTAATAGGTCAGTGGCATTGAGCGGGACACCTCGATTATTTTGCGTATCAAAAAAGGTAAACGCCAAATCTTCACGATCAACAACAATCACTGTAAATTGTAATTTATCAAAAATTTCCTGATTAAAATCAGGTTTAGCTTGTTGGATAATCTGTTGGGCAATTCTTAAGTTTTTTACAGATATTGGTGATCGATAATGAAATGCTAAATTTTCAGGGAGTTTTCCCTTTAGGGAATAATAGAGGACTGCCAATGAACTCAGCCGTTGTTGTCCATCAATCACAAACATACCGTCAACTGTACGATGTAATAACAAGCTTCCCAAGTAATAGATCGATTGATCACTTTTATGATGAAACTCATTTAAATCATCAAGTAACTGGTGTATTTTTTCCTGCGTCCAAACATAGGGTCTTTGATAATTATCTAATGCTAGCTTAGCACCTGACGCGAGTAACGCATTAAAGCTCAGCACTTGAACATCAACTTGTTTCAAAGCCGCAATATCAACATTATGCCCCATTGTTTTTCCTATCTTTTAATTGCAAAGCTTGCCCCCTCTCCCGTTGGAGAGGGAGCCACAGACGTAGTCAATAAATCACGGCTATCTCACCACGAGCTGCAATTTATTTCTCACCATTTCATAGATCAGGCTATCAAATTGCTGCTTCTTCATCGGATCGGAGAGCAACTGCATCATCAGGTCTTGATGGGCTTCATGACTGCCCATAATCGCATCATCAATAGCACGTGGAAAATGCCCTAACATGGCTTGCTCGCGGGTGTTATTGCTGACTTGCGATACCACATTGCTGTCCTCTACGACTTTGTCCATCACAGTATGCGCATAATTAATCAGGTCTTGGTCGGTCAGTTTTTCCGTTATAAACAACTCATTTAGACGCTGCAAAATACTGGAAATAAAGGTTTCCTTTTTATCCTTACCTGCACCACTGCCCAGATCATTACCTGGCTCTAGCGGTTGCCCACTATTGGCCTGTAATTGGATATCAATCTGACGCAATTTAGACAAGCGATAATGGCTCATCTCAATATTACTGAGGTCAATCTCTTCATCTGGATTATGGTTTTCTTTCAACATATTGCGTAGGCTACGCGCAAATAGGCTGAGTTTTTCCAAGTCTCTATCATCATAGTCAACAATCTGCGACATAAATTCATAAAAACGGATAAACGTGCCTAAGTCTTTTTTAAAGATTTCCAAGGCATCTTTGGCTTTTTTGGCTTCAGCACAATCTTTTTCTGCATTGCCAATCAGGACGGCATCGCCTGTTTGCTTACAACGCTCCAGCATTGCTTTACTTTTCTGATCGTCCTGACTGGCTTGGCGATAACGTACATTCCAGCGTTCGATTGCAGGTTTGCAGATATTGGCCAAGACCGCATTGGATTTACTGCGGCTATAAAATGCCTCTGCGAATTGCTCAACCTCAGACCAGCGGAATATCCCATTACTTCTCAGCTTATTTGATAACTCAAAAACTTTATCTGGATCAGTTACATCAGCCAGTTCAGCCGTTTGATAATAGGGCTGGAACGATTCTAAAATATCGGCAGGTTCATTAAAGAAATCTAATACAAAAGTGCCCGACTCGGCCTTGCCCGGATAAGTACGATTTAGACGAGATAAGGTTTGTACGCACTCTACCCCACCCAGTTTTTTATCGACGTACATGGCACACAATTTCGGTTGGTCAAACCCGGTTTGGAATTTATTGGCCACCAACATGATTTGATAGTCATCACTGTCAAATGCCTTACGCATTTCACGGCCTTTGAGGTTGGGATTCATATTCTGTTCAGTGAACTTTTGCCCGATCAAATGACCGCTGTTGGGATCGGTATCGTTAAATTCAACTTCACCTGAAAATGCCACCATTGCCTGTATTGACTGATAACCTTGCTCAGCCACATATTTGTCCAGTGCCAATTTATAACGCACCGCTTCTTTACGTGAACTGGTCACCACCATGGCTTTGGCTTGACCACCCAATAAACCCATGATGTGCTTTTTAAAATGCTCAATAATCACTTTCACTTTTTGTGAAATATTATGGTCGTGCAAACGCACCCATTGATTGACTTTAATCTTGCCTTTTTTGGCATCGACGGTAGGGTCTTGGCTGGCAATTTTTTGGGTCAGCTTATAAGCCACGTTATAGTTGGTGTAGTTTTTTAGCACATCTAAAATAAAGCCTTCTTCAATGGCTTGGCGCATTGAATAGACATGATAGGCTTGCGGAATATTGTCTTTGGATGGTGGCATGGATGGATCTGGGCATTGTCCAAACAGCTCTAAGGTTTTGGCCTTGGGTGTCGCGGTAAAAGCATAATAACTGACATTGGGATTGGCACGGCGTGAAGCCAAAGCTGCATCTAAAATGTCTTCGCTCGACAGCATCACATCTTCGTCGTAGCCCTCTGTCATCAGCACTTCTTTGAGCTTATTTGCGGTTGAACCACTTTGTGAGGAATGCGCTTCATCGGCAATCACCGCATAGCGACGCTGCTTCAGCACGATACTATTTTCAATTGCCTTCAGCACAAAGGGAAAGGTCTGAATGGTCACAATAATAATCGGTTGCGATTTTTCTAAGGAACTGGCCAGTTTTTCCGACTTGGAGCCACCACCCTCATTATTATTAATTCGTCCAACCACGCCATCGGCATGTTCAAACTGATAAATGGTGTCTTGTAACTGCGCATCTAAGATGGTGCGATCGGTCACTACAATCACCGAATCAAATTGCTTATTGCCCAATTCATCATACAAACTGGAAAGTTGATGCGCTGTCCATGCAATCGAATTGGATTTACCCGAACCTGCACTGTGCTGAATCAGGTATTTATGCCCTGTGCCGCGGTCTTTGGCATCTTGAATCAGCTTGGTCACCACATCCCACTGATGGTAACGTGGAAAAATCAGGCTTTCTTTTTTGTATTTACGCCCTTCAGCATCTTCTTTTTCATCAATATTCAGATGGACAAAACGCCCGATAATATTGAGTAAATTGGCTGGGCTGAGTACCTCATTCCACAAATAATCGGTGGCATAACGGCTTTGATCGGCAGGGAGAGCGTTGCCTGCACCGCCATCCGCAGTGCCTTGGTTAAACGGCAGAAAATAAGTACTGTCACCGGCCAAATGCGTGGTCATAAACACTTCATACTGACTCACCGCAAAATGCACCAAAGCACCGCGTTTAAACATCAGCAAGGGTTCTGGCTTATTGGTGGCGGGGTCTTTGGCTAGCCGAGTCTTTTTGTATTGCAGAATCGCATCGCTCACCGTTTGCTTAAATTCAGATTTAAGCTCTAGGGTCGATACAGGTAAGCCATTGATAAACAGCACCAAGTCAATCCGCCATTTTTTGGCTTGCTTACCTGTGGTTTCTAACTCAGCTTTATTGGCATAGGGGCTATACACCAGTTCGGGCACCACCCGACAAATATTTTGTTGATAACGCGCCAAAGTATCGGCATTAAGGTTGTGCTCAGGTTTAAATTGGCACAACTTAAAACGTGCATTACGGATGGTTAGGCCATGCCGCAGCACGCCCAAAGTGCCATAACTGCGTGAGGCTGAATCGGTGGCATTGATACTGGCTTTTGCGAGTTGCACCACGAGGGCTTCAATAAAATGCCGTTCCGAATCATTCGGATAGGTCTGACAAAACTTTTTCCATTCATCTGCTTGGCTGCTTTGAATAAAGCTCAGTAGGTCTGCGGTATAGAGTGCATTTTCACGGTCATAGCCGACACCACTGCCAAGCTGCCAGCCTTGGGCGAGCATTTTCTGGATAATATCGCGTTGGAAATTCAATTCGCGGGTCACGTCAAAGCTCATGCGCTGCACTCCAAGTTTGGCTCAGTTTGGGCTGGCGCTTGCCAATCACGTACATCAATTTTTCCAGTCACCGCAGCGGAGATTAAGGCAGTACGGCGTTCTTGCATCAGGGCGATAGCGGATTCGGCTTTAGATGTTAAAGAATCAAAATTATTTTGCATTTCGATAATATAATTTGAAATTGCTTTTTGTTCTTCAGCGGCAGGAATTACAACTTTGCTTTCTTTGACCTGATCTTGCCCAATATTAGGATCTTTTCTTGTTCCTGCTGCTTCAATCATCCAAAATGGTCGATAAAACTCATAAAACCTGTGTAAAAACTCAGGGTGAAAATTACTGTTTGGTAAAATACCGCATACAGCTTGATTAATTGTTGATTCAAACTCTAAGAGTGCATGCTTACCAATAGAACCTGCACCGCCATACATTGCAATTAATATACTTTTTTTAGGTAAGACTGAACATGCTGTTTCAGCAACTGCTCTCTTAGTTATACTTATTGGAGTTTCCTCTAATATTCCATTATTTAAATCAGTTGTTCGAATCCATGGAATATCACCATCTTCATAATATAAAGAATATTTCGAAGTTGAAGGCGTAGAGCCACTTGTAGTAAATGTTTTCCATTTTAATTTACTAACGTCCCAATGCTCAGGGACTTCCCCTAACCATTCCACACCTGAATCTTTCATCGGTGCATTAGGGTTGAGCCCTTTGGTCACCGCATGGCTAATCACCGCTTGACGTTTTTCTTTGAGTAGCGCAATCAAGCTTTGTTGTTTTTCAATGAGGCTGTCAATTTTTGCAGTTTCATGGTCGAGGAAAGCGGCGATTTGGATTTGTTCTTGAATATCAGGTTTTGCAATTGAATAGGAGTTGATAATATCTGCCGGAACTCTTTTTAATCCACCTGCACCTGTCATCGCTGCTGTAGCGATATCCATAAAAGTTGTTTCTTGTAATCTATAATATAAAAATCTGTTATTACTTAAATGATTACTGCGAAGAACATAAATCTCAGATGAACCAAACCCAATTCCATTAACTAATTCTTTTGCTATAGCGATATTTTTATTCTCAAAGCATGGTGTAACTTTTGCCATTAAGACATCATTGTTCTCAAAATACGTATATCCTTCAAAAACCTCTCCGATGTTCCTCATTTCATCTAGGACTATTGAGTTCAACTTCAATTTATCCATTGGTATAAAACTACACTTTCCCAACTTTGTTTGTAAGCCAAGCCCTGATTTTTTGGGATTGAGTATTGCGATATATTTAATTGGAACTAAATCCCAACTACTCGGAATCTCACCCAACCACGCTACCCCTGAGTCTTTATACTCGGCATACTTTTGATACTTGCTCACTGCCCCGACCATTATGAATGCACCTCTTGCAGCAATTGCATAATCTCGGCACTTACCGCATCGAGGTCGGCATCAATCTCGGCCAAATCACGTGGCGGTTGATAGACATAGAAATGACGGTTAAACGGAATCTCATAACCGACAATGCCAATCTCGCCATCTTTGTCATCACGTTTATCGGCATTGATCCATGCATCCGCCACATGCGGTTGGACTTCACGTTTAAAATAAGACTCGATTAATTCAGTGGTGGTCACCTGTGGGTTGAGTGCGATGTTTTCCGCATCACGTAAATCACCATCTTGCACAAACTCAACCACTTTGCCTTTATAACTAAACTGGCCATATAGCGGCTTTGCTTCGCCCTTGACCACTTTATTGACCACAGGCTCTGCTTCTGGGTTTTTCCACGTGATGGCATCGAGCAATTGTTTTTTCTCTTTGGCATCGAGCTTGATATCGGTGGCTTTTAAGGCCTGTTTAAGGGTCTCATCAAAGGTATTAAAATCATCACTTTGTGCGGTGCCAATCTGCGCCTGTAAGGCTTGGGCTTTTTGCATCAGACTACGTTGTAATAGCCAAATTTTACTGTCCAACAGATCTTTAATGTCTTTTTCTTTGAGCTCTGGATATTCGGCTTTAATCAGCGCACGGATTTCAATCTGTTGATCAGCGTTGAATATGCCATAGCTGAGGTCTGTCGCTGCATCTGTCCATGTCGTCGCAAACTGCGCATAAAGCGTTTGCATCACCGCATTAAAGGGCTTCGGTGCAAAACGTAATCCCGCTACGGCAGCATCCGTAATTTGTGCCGACAGACGTAATGGACGTTCAATGCTGACACGGCGATAACCAAATTCATAACTGTTAAAAATTTTGCTGGCAAAGGTTTTGGCAGTTTCAGTTTTAGGGTTGGCAGACTGACGACCACGATTCGATTTTATTTCGAGAGATTTATCCAGCGTGCGCGCATCCTCTGCTTCAAATTGACCAAAACTACAAATAATAGTTTTGATATCTTCTTCACTCATCTCATTACGCTTCGAGCCGAGTGATTTACGCATCTTGCCGTATAAATGGCTACCATCAATCAACTGTACTTTGCCTTTGCGTGCTGCCTGTTTTTTATTACTGAGCACCCAAATATAAGTCGCAATGCCAGTGTTATAAAACATGTCATTTGGCAGCGCGATAATCGCTTCGAGTAAATCGGCCTCTAAAATGTAGCGACGGATTTCACTTTCACCACTGCCTGCACTGCCGGTAAACAAAGGCGAACCATTTAAAATAATCCCAATCCGACTGCCCTGCTGCTGATTACTATCAACGTCACGCATTTTACTCATCAGGTGCATTAAAAATAATAATGAACCATCTGATACCCGTGGCAAGCCAGCACCAAAACGCCCATCAAAACCTTTGACCTGATGTTCGGTTTTAATATCTTGTTCGATCTTTTTCCAGTCCACCCCAAAAGGTGGGTTAGACAGCATATAGTCAAATTGATCCCCTGCCAGTTGGTCATTCGACAGGGTGTTGCCAAGTTTAATACGGCTAACCGCTTGGCCTTTAATCAACATATCGGCTTTACAGATGGCATAAGACTCTGGGTTCAGCTCTTGACCAAAGGCACTCATCAGCGCATTGGGGTTTAACTCATGCACATATTCTGTACCTGACGATAAAAACCCGCCCGTCCCTGCCGTCGGATCATAAATAGTACGGATAATCCCAGCTTGAGTTAAGACGTCATCATCTTCCATAAATACCAATGCGGTGGTCAGACGCACGATATCCCGTGGGGTAAAGTGTTCCCCTGCGGTTTCATTTGAACCCTCGGCAAAACGACGGATCAACTCTTCAAATACCAAACCCATATCATGGTTAGATACAGTTTCTGGGCTTAAGTCGGTGTTGGCAAATTTCTGTACCACTTTATAAAGTAAGTTAGCGTCATCGAGTGAACCGACAAACTCATCAAACTTAAAGTGCTCAAAAATCTCACGGGCATCCTGTGAAAAACTTTGTACATAGGTTTTAAGGTTGGCCTTGATGTCTGTTTGCCCCATCTTGGCAAGATCCATCGGCGAGGTATTAAAAAAAGTAAGGTTATCGGTCGCACGTAATAGGAACTTTTCTTGGGCTTCTTCCGGTAGATTCATTGGCTTAATTCGTTCATGTTCCGCCAATACCGCAGCCTTGCTGCTCGTAAGCACACACTCTAAACGACGCAATAGCGTAAACGGTAAAATTACCCGTCCATATTGCGATTGCTTAAAGTCACCACGAAGTAAATCGGCCACTGACCAAATGAAAGCAGCGACTTGAGAGAAGTTATTATTTGACATACGAGCGTCTATCCAAAGCGTGAAAGCGACAACAATTTTAAGTTAAGTTGATTGTGCCTAAACTGCTTGGTCAATGCCACGTTTAAAGTGAAAAATGTTGGTTGGCGGATGTGGTCTTGAAAGCTCACTGCGTAAAAACAGTGGGTTGTCCCCGTTCAATCCATTTTTGATAACTGATCCCAATATTAAAAATATTCATTGCAATGCTCAAAAGGACGGCAACCCCTGCTATCAAGATCGCCTTCTTATTAAAACAAACCATTGATATTAAAAATATAATTATAGATAACATACTAAAAAACTGATCCACCGCAAAGCCATAATGATTATTTCCTGTCAAATAACAAACCATATAAATGAAGAGTATGCCGAGTAAATTTAAAATAGAGATTAGAAAGGGTAGATGAGTGTTCAAGATTTTTTCAGCCCTGTTATTTACAGGCTCACTCCTTATTCCGTTTTACGGAGTATCTATGAATCATTAAATTCCACTAGATATTCCGTAGAGTCATTTTTTTCAGAGGATAATGTTATTTAAAGTTTTTTAAAAAATCTATTCGTTTCTTCGTCATGTCAATCTCACATTGCATTGCATCAAAATGACTCTCACGCCCATAATTAGCTTCATCAACAACACACAACGATTCCTTAACCTTAATCCAATTTCGTTGTGAATTTTGAAGATTATCCTTTTTATCTTTCTTTAAATTATTAATTCTTTTCTTATAAATAATGTTTAACTCCTTATCCACCGCTTTGAACTCATCTATATAGCATCCCAAAATGTCATTATATACGACACTATTGGGAATGCATTTAACTTGATATTCAGTATCCGCAAATACAGGTGAACTGCTAAATATAAAAAATAGAATCAATAAATAAATTTTGTTATTTATAACAATCACATTTTACCCCTTTTTCAAATATATCCGCTTCTTCTTTACGACGTTTCCCTACACCACTATTGCCCTTTGGCCCTGTTTTATTCCATAGTTTAGACATATCTCTCAAAATATCAGGAATCTTTTCAGGGCTACCTGATTTAAAGGCATCTTTAATTTGCCGCATGTGCACACGAGTCAGTCCTGTTTTGGGATCTTTTAAGGATGGTCCTCTATTGAATACAAGTGAAAGTAAAACACCTTGGCAATGTGGATGTAGTTCTAACACTTCAGGATAAATAGAAAGCACTTGATTGGCATATCTTGTTTTCAATACTGTAGCTAGTTGTAATGCTTTATCTTTGGTAATTGTAATATTAGATAATACAGGAATTAACGCTTTAGCGGCTCCCCCTTTTTTACCTTGTGCTTTTAGTAGTTCTTGGATTTGAGTCGCTGTGTAAAAAGGTGCTAAATCCTTTTTTATTTGTGATGCAGATTGCTGCCCCAAATCATAACCAATTGCGATAGTTACACCACTATTATCGTCACCTGGTTGATAAGGTTTTGGTTCATATTTTTCAAATTCTAAGATTTTTTCCCAGGTTTCCATAGAAATAATATACGGTCCTGGAGTGGTCTCAAAACTAACGGTTTCTACTACACACTGTGGTGGGCAAGCTTTCTCCTCCTCAACCAAACTATTTGTTTGGTTCTGTTGTGTATTCGTTGATTGTAAATTCGATACAGCAGAAAGAGCAGACCCTCCCGCACTCTCCCCCACCAAATGACTTTGCTGTGGCAATATCTTTGCCCCGCAAGTGAGTTGATCGCCAACATAAGCCACGGCTTTGTCATCAAAAATAATATGGTCATGACTTTTCACGACTGTTGACCAACATTTACATTTAGGGCAAAAGTGCCCATCACCTGCACGTACAAATAAATTACCCAGTTGGGCACTTCTCATCTGCGTTGACGGAACGATGCCGCCATGATCGGTTGGGGCATTATGAATCGCAAAGCCTTTCATTGTGCTACTTCCTGTATTTTATAGTTGTTATTTAAATTTATTATTTTTGCTTTTACATGCTGTACTTTTATTAAACTCGGCTTAATAAAATCATAATTCCGAATCAAAGTATATAATCCGATTTTTTCTGCTTGAATGTCACTTGATTTTCTGCAAAAAATCCCAATTCCACAGCAAATTTCTGTAACATGACGCACGAGAAAGCGCTTGATGATGCTCGTTGTGTTTTTAGAGGCAAAATAGTCCATCACCAAGCGCTTTTTATATTTGGAATTATCATTCCAAGTTCTAGTTTTATATCAATATATTAAATCTTCTGTGAACATGGTTTCACATCGAAAATTGTAAGGTGCCAGCATGGAAATCAAGGTCAATTATCTCGACAACCTTCGACTTGAAGCCAAGTTCGATGACTTCACGGTAATCGCCGATCAACCGATTCGTTATAAAGGTGATGGTTCCGCGCCGGGACCATTTGACTATTTTCTTGCGTCATCCGCTTTATGCGCGGCTTATTTCGTTAAGGTTTATTGCCAAGCACGTGATATTCCAACTGAAAATATTCGCCTTTCGCAAAACAACATTGTAGATCCTGAAAACCGCTATAAACAAATTTTCAAAATTCAAATCGAATTACCGGCTGATATTTCTGACAAAGATCGCCAAGGCATCTTGCGTTCGATTGACCGTTGTACTGTCAAAAAAGTGGTGCAAACGGGACCTGAATTTGTGATTGAAGCAGTTGAAAGTATTGATGCCGATGCACAAGCTTTGTTGATGCCAAGCCTCGCCTCTGAAAACAATACTTATATTCAAGGGAAAGACCTGCCACTCGAACAAACCATTGCCAATATGTCTGCGATTATGGCCAAGCTCGGCATGAAGATTGAAATCGCGTCATGGCGTAATATTGTGCCGAATGTCTGGTCGTTACATGTGCGTGATGCACAAGCACCAATGTGTTTTACCAATGGTAAAGGTTCAACCAAAGAGAGTGCGCTAGCCTCTGCCTTAGGTGAGTTTATTGAGCGTCTGAACTGTAACTTCTTCTATAACGATCAGTTTTGGGGTGAAGAAATTGCCAATGCTGACTTTGTCCATTACCCAGAAGAAAAATGGTTTAAGCCGGGTCCTGAAGGCGAACTGCCAACTGAAATTCTCGATGAATACTGCTTAGAAATTTATAATCCAGATGACGAGCTACTCGGTACGCATTTATATGACACCAACTCAGGCAATACTGAGCGTGGTATTTGTTCACTGCCCTACGTGCGCCAGTCAGACCAGGAAGTGGTGTATTTCCCATCGAATCTGATCGAAAACTTGTTCCTCAGCAATGGGATGAGTGCGGGTAATACCTTAGAAGAAGCACAAGTGCAGTGTTTGTCTGAGATCTTTGAACGCGCTGTCAAACGTGAAATCATCCAAGGTGAAATGACCCTTCCTGATGTCCCACAAGAGGTGTTGGCCAAATACCCAAGCATCGTTGCAGGCATTCAAGCGCTTGAAGAACAAGGCTTTCCAGTCTTGGTCAAAGACGCTTCACTTGGCGGTCAATATCCGGTGATGTGTGTCACCTTGATGAATCCACGTACTGGTGGTGTATTTGCATCTTTCGGTGCACATCCAAGTTTTGAAGTTGCCTTAGAACGCAGTTTGACTGAATTACTCCAAGGTCGTAGTTTTGAAGGCTTAAATGACTTGCCACAGCCGACGTTTAGCAGCAATGCCGTGACTGAGCCGAATAACTACGTTGAACACTTTATCGATTCGAGCGGTGTGGTGTCTTGGCATTTCTTTAGTGCCAAAGCTGATTTTGAATTTGTAGAATGGGATTTCTCTGGTCAAGGTGAAAACTCCAATGCAGAAGAAGCCGCTGCTCTATTCGGCATTCTTGAAGAGATGGGCAAAGAAGTCTATATGGCGGTGTATCAGCATTTAGGTGCAACTGCATGTCGAATTTTGGTGCCTGATTATTCTGAGATTTATTTGGTTGAAGATTTGATTTGGGACAATACCAATATCGCACTGTCGTTCCGTTCCGATATCTTAAATTTACATCGCTTAGATGATGCTGCACTTGAAGCCTTAATCGAGCGCTTAGATGAAAGTGAACTGGATGATTACACCGAAATCACCACCTTAATCGGCATCGAATTTGATGACAATACCGTTTGGGGTCAGCTCACCATTCTTGAATTAAAACTGTTGATTCAGCTGGCATTAAAGCAATTTGAAGAAGCCAAAGAATCAGTCGAAACTTTCTTGCAGTACAACACCAATACCGTTGAACGTGGTCTGTTCTATCAAGCCATGAATGTGGTGCTTGAAGTGGTGCTGGATGATGAACTTGAATTGGATGATTTCGAGTTTAACTTCCGCCGTATGTTTAGCGATGAACGTATGGATGCGGTGATGGGCTCGGTTGATGGCAGCGTGCGCTTCTATGGTCTCACTCCGACCAGTATGAAACTTGAAGGGCTAGACCGTCATTTACGTCTGATCGACAGTTATAAAAAACTACATGCAGCACGTGCTCAAGCAGCAGCTTTGACGGTTTAAGTTATTCCAAATAGCAGCTGAGTAAGTGAAAAGGCTTAATCTATAATGGATTAAGCCTTTTTATTTGGGCTGTGGAATAATTAAACAGAAAAGAATTGAGTGGGAATAATCAAGCTGGAATAGCGGTGATTTCCCTATTGTTCTATTTACCGGCTAAACCATCGATATTTACGCGCTATAGGTAAAATTAATAATAAAACGCTTAATCCCCAGAGAGAAATACTGATGCTACTTTGCCATAAAATACCCAGCTCACCATGTGAAATCGACAAGGCACGACGTAAGTTCGACTCCATTAATTCACCCAGCACAAAACCTAAAATTAACGGTGCCAAGGGAAAATCGAATTTACGTAAAATATAGCCAACCACGCCCAAGCCCATACACAACAATAAATCGAAGGTGGTGCTGTGAATTGCATAGACACCGACAAAACTCACGGCAGCAATCGCAGGAATTAAAATATAGTTCGGTACATTTAACAGTTTGGCAAAGAGTCCCACCAAAGGCAGATTCAATATTAATAAAATAATATTACCCACCATTAATGAGGCAATCAGTGACCACACTAAAATCGGTTGCTCGGTGAATAACTGGGGACCGGGCGTAATATTATACAGTGTCAATGCTCCCATCATCACCGCGGTGGTCCCTGAACCAGGTACTCCCAAAGTCAGCATTGGTACGAATGAACCACAGGCAGCAGCATTATTGGCACTTTCTGGCGCGGCTAAACCACGTAAGTCACCTTGTCCAAACGTGCCATTTTTACCAGCGATTTTACGTTCAGTGGTATAGGCCAATGCACTGGCCACACTTGCGCCAGCACCCGGTAAAATCCCAGCAAAGAACCCCACCAATGAACTGCGAAGTATCGCCACAAAGGTGCTTAAAAATTCTTTGACATTAAACAGTGAGCGCTTACCTTGCGCCAAAACTTTTTGACCCGTTGTGGTTCGCTCCAACAATAATAAAACTTCACTCACGCTAAATAAGCCAATCACGATTGTGGTAAATGCAATGCCATCACTTAAACCGACTGTACCAAAAGTAAAGCGATATACTCCGGTAATTGCATCCATGCCCACCGTCGAAAGTGCTAGGCCCAGCAAGGCCATAATCAGGGTTTTAAAAGGTTGGGTACTGATCAAACCCGTTAAACAGACAATTGCAAAAACCATTAAGGCAAAGTATTCCGCAGGCCCAAAAGCAATCGCCCAATT from Acinetobacter pullicarnis encodes the following:
- a CDS encoding restriction endonuclease subunit S — its product is MSKYQKYAEYKDSGVAWLGEIPSSWDLVPIKYIAILNPKKSGLGLQTKLGKCSFIPMDKLKLNSIVLDEMRNIGEVFEGYTYFENNDVLMAKVTPCFENKNIAIAKELVNGIGFGSSEIYVLRSNHLSNNRFLYYRLQETTFMDIATAAMTGAGGLKRVPADIINSYSIAKPDIQEQIQIAAFLDHETAKIDSLIEKQQSLIALLKEKRQAVISHAVTKGLNPNAPMKDSGVEWLGEVPEHWDVSKLKWKTFTTSGSTPSTSKYSLYYEDGDIPWIRTTDLNNGILEETPISITKRAVAETACSVLPKKSILIAMYGGAGSIGKHALLEFESTINQAVCGILPNSNFHPEFLHRFYEFYRPFWMIEAAGTRKDPNIGQDQVKESKVVIPAAEEQKAISNYIIEMQNNFDSLTSKAESAIALMQERRTALISAAVTGKIDVRDWQAPAQTEPNLECSA
- a CDS encoding type I restriction endonuclease subunit R; this translates as MSFDVTRELNFQRDIIQKMLAQGWQLGSGVGYDRENALYTADLLSFIQSSQADEWKKFCQTYPNDSERHFIEALVVQLAKASINATDSASRSYGTLGVLRHGLTIRNARFKLCQFKPEHNLNADTLARYQQNICRVVPELVYSPYANKAELETTGKQAKKWRIDLVLFINGLPVSTLELKSEFKQTVSDAILQYKKTRLAKDPATNKPEPLLMFKRGALVHFAVSQYEVFMTTHLAGDSTYFLPFNQGTADGGAGNALPADQSRYATDYLWNEVLSPANLLNIIGRFVHLNIDEKEDAEGRKYKKESLIFPRYHQWDVVTKLIQDAKDRGTGHKYLIQHSAGSGKSNSIAWTAHQLSSLYDELGNKQFDSVIVVTDRTILDAQLQDTIYQFEHADGVVGRINNNEGGGSKSEKLASSLEKSQPIIIVTIQTFPFVLKAIENSIVLKQRRYAVIADEAHSSQSGSTANKLKEVLMTEGYDEDVMLSSEDILDAALASRRANPNVSYYAFTATPKAKTLELFGQCPDPSMPPSKDNIPQAYHVYSMRQAIEEGFILDVLKNYTNYNVAYKLTQKIASQDPTVDAKKGKIKVNQWVRLHDHNISQKVKVIIEHFKKHIMGLLGGQAKAMVVTSSRKEAVRYKLALDKYVAEQGYQSIQAMVAFSGEVEFNDTDPNSGHLIGQKFTEQNMNPNLKGREMRKAFDSDDYQIMLVANKFQTGFDQPKLCAMYVDKKLGGVECVQTLSRLNRTYPGKAESGTFVLDFFNEPADILESFQPYYQTAELADVTDPDKVFELSNKLRSNGIFRWSEVEQFAEAFYSRSKSNAVLANICKPAIERWNVRYRQASQDDQKSKAMLERCKQTGDAVLIGNAEKDCAEAKKAKDALEIFKKDLGTFIRFYEFMSQIVDYDDRDLEKLSLFARSLRNMLKENHNPDEEIDLSNIEMSHYRLSKLRQIDIQLQANSGQPLEPGNDLGSGAGKDKKETFISSILQRLNELFITEKLTDQDLINYAHTVMDKVVEDSNVVSQVSNNTREQAMLGHFPRAIDDAIMGSHEAHQDLMMQLLSDPMKKQQFDSLIYEMVRNKLQLVVR
- a CDS encoding DUF262 domain-containing protein, encoding MGHNVDIAALKQVDVQVLSFNALLASGAKLALDNYQRPYVWTQEKIHQLLDDLNEFHHKSDQSIYYLGSLLLHRTVDGMFVIDGQQRLSSLAVLYYSLKGKLPENLAFHYRSPISVKNLRIAQQIIQQAKPDFNQEIFDKLQFTVIVVDREDLAFTFFDTQNNRGVPLNATDLLKAYHLRAIRNDVPEQGEALQMQCAKRWEDVQLGGGKSEEGVKKDFAPELFHTYLWRARHWIGQNDNQYERHDLILESFQHQSIQPLKIDEVPLYAGRSNTFARTLSLDTNNEYRLTLNPVAISENPILLPFELRQPIHKGVGFFLYAQKYAALLNELFYSDRPSKPLMQFRVFYQQVVQANSYYLRELFKLAALMYYDQFAEFRLLEFSQRLELVFGAIRLDKKYIFQQAQLKYLKESQLNIFNVINSSYRPDEVMQYLKKDRVLLASYHRITVEQQKEDVKIICNKGVQGRYLAALFNYYDLDDLPKSTDYWDQQIKLKNKDLADV